Proteins from a genomic interval of Falco rusticolus isolate bFalRus1 chromosome 7, bFalRus1.pri, whole genome shotgun sequence:
- the CLN6 gene encoding ceroid-lipofuscinosis neuronal protein 6, protein MQGTARRRPFPVAAPGSPQPAGPLYPGRHGAVKNEDTFKTSPFHFDLWFYFTLQNWVLDFGRPIAMIILPLEWFPLNKPSAGDYFHMAYNVITPFLLLKLIERSPKTLPRSMVYVSIIMFVMGASIHLVGDSVNHRLIFSGYQHHLSVRENPIIKNLKPETLIDSFELLYYYDEYLGHSMWYIPFFLILFIYFTGCFTPVEEESRMPVAALLLMGPSSLYYWYLVTEGQIFILYIFTFFAMMALVMHQKRKGLVLDSNGLFLFYSFIITLVLIALWVVWLWNDKILRKKYPGVIYIPEPWAFYTLHMNNLHAAKESL, encoded by the exons ATGCAGGGcacggcgcggcggcggccctTCCCGGTGGCGGCCCcgggctccccccagcccgccgGGCCGCTCTACCCGGGCAG ACATGGAGCGGTCAAGAACGAGGACACCTTCAAGACCTCCCCGTTTCACTTTGACCTGTGGTTCTACTTCACTCTGCAGAACTGGGTGCTGGACTTCGGGCGTCCCATCGCGATG ATAATCCTACCTTTGGAGTGGTTTCCTCTAAACAAACCAAGCGCCGGCGATTATTTCCACATGGCTTACAATGTTATCACACCGTTTCTTCTGCTAAAG CTCATTGAGAGATCCCCCAAGACCTTACCGAGATCAATGGTCTATGTCAGCATCATCATGTTTGTCATGGGAGCCAGCATCCACTTGGTCGGGGACTCCGTAAACCATCGCTTGATTTTCAGTGGCTACCAGCACCATCTATCTGTAAGAGAGAATCCCATCATCAAGAACCTGAAGCCAGAGACACTG ATTGATTCCTTTGAGCTGCTGTACTACTACGATGAGTATTTAGGTCACTCGATGTG GTATATCCCTTTTTTCCTGATACTGTTTATATATTTCACCGGCTGCTTCACCCCTGTTGAAGAGGAGAGCAGGATGCCAGTGGCTGCCTTGCTTCTGATGGGGCCCAGCAGCCTTTATTACTG GTACCTCGTGACGGAGGGTCAGATCTTCATCCTCtacattttcactttctttgcCATGATGGCTTTAGTGATGCACCAGAAACGCAAAGGACTTGTCCTGGACAGCAATGGGCTTTTTCTCTTCTACTCCTTCATCATAACACTGGTCCTCATTGCTCTTTGGGTGGTTTGGCTGTGGAATGACAAAATTCTCAGGAAGAAGTACCCTGGTGTGATCTACATCCCCGAGCCGTGGGCATTTTACACACTGCACATGAACAACCTACATGCAGCAAAGGAAAGTTTATAA
- the CALML4 gene encoding calmodulin-like protein 4 isoform X1 yields MAKFLSQDQIHEFKECFSLYDKKQKGKIKASDLMAVMRCLGASPTPGEVQRHLHLHKIDRNAELDFSTFLNIMYRQMKQEEPEKEILTALSMIDRQKTGVITVSELRAKLTRLGEKLSEEEVDDLLKEAKVGPNGTIKYEEFVHIMCLPTVDY; encoded by the exons ATG GCAAAATTTCTGTCCCAGGATCAAATTCATG AGTTCAAGGAATGTTTTTCCCTGTAcgacaagaaacaaaaaggcaagaTAAAAGCCTCTGACCTGATGGCAGTGATGCGGTGCCTGGGAGCCAGCCCGACGCCAGGAGAGGTGCAGAGACACCTGCACTTGCACAAGATCG ACAGGAATGCAGAGTTGGATTTCTCCACTTTCCTGAATATCATGTACAGGCAAATGAAGCAAGAGGAACCCGAGAAGGAAATCCTCACGGCCTTGTCCATGATAGACAGGCAGAAGACAGGCGTTATTACCGTCTCAGAGCTGAGAGCCAAACTTACAAGACTAGGAGAGAAGCTTTCCGAGGAAGAAG TTGATGACCTGCTCAAAGAAGCTAAAGTTGGACCAAATGGAacaataaaatatgaagaatttGTCCACATCATGTGTCTTCCTACAGTCGACTACTAA
- the CALML4 gene encoding calmodulin-like protein 4 isoform X2, whose product MAVMRCLGASPTPGEVQRHLHLHKIDRNAELDFSTFLNIMYRQMKQEEPEKEILTALSMIDRQKTGVITVSELRAKLTRLGEKLSEEEVDDLLKEAKVGPNGTIKYEEFVHIMCLPTVDY is encoded by the exons ATGGCAGTGATGCGGTGCCTGGGAGCCAGCCCGACGCCAGGAGAGGTGCAGAGACACCTGCACTTGCACAAGATCG ACAGGAATGCAGAGTTGGATTTCTCCACTTTCCTGAATATCATGTACAGGCAAATGAAGCAAGAGGAACCCGAGAAGGAAATCCTCACGGCCTTGTCCATGATAGACAGGCAGAAGACAGGCGTTATTACCGTCTCAGAGCTGAGAGCCAAACTTACAAGACTAGGAGAGAAGCTTTCCGAGGAAGAAG TTGATGACCTGCTCAAAGAAGCTAAAGTTGGACCAAATGGAacaataaaatatgaagaatttGTCCACATCATGTGTCTTCCTACAGTCGACTACTAA